Proteins from a genomic interval of Aminivibrio sp.:
- a CDS encoding Gfo/Idh/MocA family oxidoreductase produces the protein MDLKRLGVIGVGHLGQHHARVYTELLGTQLVGVVDQNESRAAAIGDNLGVPWFTDMDEFIARARPDAVSVVVPTSLHFEIAKKALSNGIHVLIEKPVTTTVSEAESLLRIAADSDLVLQVGHIERFNSAVQYISKIVHDPLFLQSRRLGPFSPRISDVGVVLDLMIHDIDIILSLVRSDITTISAAGRCIRSDHEDIASAQISFENGAMAHILVSRVSERRLRQLEIMEPERYVTIDYETQDVSINRCVRQNNSSLVEVIEHPVFPKSEPLKLELQHFVTCVREGKQPLVGITDGKRALEVAVSVLKQIHINDETAGSREEAEVS, from the coding sequence ATGGACCTGAAACGGCTGGGTGTCATCGGGGTTGGGCATCTCGGACAGCACCATGCCAGGGTATACACCGAACTCCTCGGGACGCAGCTCGTAGGAGTAGTTGACCAGAACGAAAGCAGGGCAGCCGCCATAGGAGACAACCTGGGCGTTCCATGGTTTACAGATATGGATGAGTTCATCGCCCGGGCAAGGCCTGACGCCGTCAGCGTGGTGGTTCCTACGAGCCTGCACTTCGAGATAGCGAAAAAAGCGCTGAGCAACGGGATTCACGTTCTTATCGAGAAACCGGTGACGACCACGGTGAGTGAGGCTGAGAGTCTGCTTCGCATTGCGGCCGACTCCGATCTCGTCCTTCAGGTGGGGCATATCGAGAGGTTCAACAGCGCCGTCCAGTATATCTCGAAAATTGTCCACGACCCCCTCTTTCTTCAGTCCCGGAGACTCGGTCCCTTCTCTCCCCGCATTAGTGACGTGGGAGTCGTTCTGGACCTGATGATCCACGATATCGACATCATCCTCTCCCTCGTCCGTTCGGATATTACAACCATTTCCGCCGCCGGCAGGTGCATACGGTCCGATCATGAGGACATCGCCTCTGCCCAGATCTCCTTCGAAAACGGCGCCATGGCTCACATCCTTGTAAGCCGGGTTTCGGAGAGACGGCTGCGGCAGCTCGAAATCATGGAGCCTGAGAGGTACGTGACCATCGACTATGAAACCCAGGACGTATCCATCAACCGGTGCGTCCGACAGAACAACAGCAGCCTCGTGGAGGTTATCGAACATCCCGTCTTTCCGAAGAGCGAACCTCTGAAACTGGAGCTGCAGCATTTCGTGACCTGCGTCCGGGAGGGAAAACAGCCCCTGGTGGGGATCACGGACGGCAAGCGTGCCCTTGAGGTTGCCGTATCTGTGCTGAAACAAATCCACATCAACGATGAAACTGCCGGCTCCAGAGAAGAAGCGGAAGTTTCATGA
- a CDS encoding polyphenol oxidase family protein — MNGNGHGPAYEIEGSAVNDSIVYLPPCGESRFSIRLFLKGTAMDQASGEPGRSRELLMGAFPRKGPLVAPRQVHGTDVIAASAGAALPARPSGDGVLLDRCGIEASLRFADCFPVVIASLSPSPRIILLHSGFKGTVLNIAGRAARSLLGKMGADPSRTWAWIGPGIGKNHYFRKKDEPWTRRGIESFSRHNMSGDGDGVFFDLGGEIRKQLGDAGIEDEKICSVPLCTYRDNDVCYSYRRGDRENRLFLLAWIE, encoded by the coding sequence TTGAACGGGAACGGACACGGACCGGCATACGAAATAGAGGGTTCCGCTGTAAACGATTCCATCGTTTATCTGCCGCCCTGTGGTGAAAGCCGGTTCTCCATAAGGCTGTTCCTGAAGGGGACCGCCATGGACCAGGCTTCAGGGGAACCCGGCAGATCCAGGGAGCTTCTGATGGGGGCCTTTCCCCGGAAGGGCCCCCTAGTAGCCCCCAGGCAGGTTCACGGAACGGATGTCATCGCAGCTTCCGCCGGGGCAGCCCTTCCGGCCCGGCCCAGCGGGGACGGAGTCCTTCTCGACCGGTGCGGCATCGAGGCTTCTCTCCGGTTTGCCGACTGTTTTCCCGTGGTTATCGCCTCCCTTTCCCCTTCTCCCCGGATCATCCTCCTTCATTCCGGATTCAAAGGTACCGTTCTGAATATAGCGGGCAGGGCCGCCCGGTCACTTCTGGGGAAGATGGGAGCCGATCCTTCAAGAACCTGGGCCTGGATCGGCCCGGGAATCGGGAAGAATCATTATTTCAGGAAAAAGGACGAGCCCTGGACACGGCGGGGCATTGAATCTTTTTCCCGGCACAACATGTCGGGAGACGGGGATGGCGTCTTTTTCGACCTGGGAGGTGAAATCCGAAAACAGCTCGGGGATGCCGGAATAGAGGACGAAAAGATCTGCTCCGTCCCCCTGTGCACGTACAGGGATAATGATGTATGCTACTCATACAGAAGAGGCGACAGGGAAAACAGGCTTTTCCTCCTTGCCTGGATAGAATGA
- a CDS encoding folylpolyglutamate synthase/dihydrofolate synthase family protein, whose product MNRKAQSFEELETVFASLASAGIRPGLDRISRLMEKLGNPEKDFPAVHIVGTNGKGSTAAFSDSILREAGYRTALYTSPHLESPAERLLIDGSPLTILEWAEAAESIAQALEEDAVLRSDPPTFFELVTAAAFLLCSRNRTEIAVVEAGLGGRLDATNLLGNVILTFVTSISMDHMEFLGDSLEKIAGEKFAVMREGVPAFFSGSPSGLVSLFLERARASSALPHVLTEEVRLEDVSVTAEGTAFSLLCGGGRYPIRTPLRGSFQVENCSLAAAGMLGISGRYPRITGEALLRGAEKVRWPGRFEILRADPPLVLDGGHNPDGIMRLVESLRAIYGEKKPTVVFACMKDKDFPADLSLLLGCAGRLICTSVPGNPRAADPCTLAQTAKSVGWKEDAVGVFPDPLDALKAAERTGRGTVCCGSLYFIGWMRPLIFSRREELLF is encoded by the coding sequence ATGAACAGGAAAGCCCAGTCCTTCGAAGAACTGGAGACCGTTTTTGCTTCCCTCGCCAGTGCTGGAATCCGCCCGGGGCTCGACCGGATTTCCCGCTTGATGGAGAAGCTCGGAAATCCGGAGAAGGACTTCCCGGCAGTTCATATAGTGGGAACGAACGGAAAGGGCTCCACCGCCGCTTTTTCCGACTCCATCCTGAGGGAGGCCGGATACAGGACCGCTCTCTATACCAGTCCCCATTTAGAATCACCGGCTGAACGGCTTCTTATCGACGGCTCTCCCCTCACCATCTTGGAATGGGCCGAAGCTGCGGAGAGCATTGCTCAGGCGCTGGAGGAAGATGCTGTCCTGCGGTCCGATCCTCCCACCTTTTTCGAGCTTGTCACGGCGGCGGCGTTTTTACTCTGCTCAAGGAACCGGACGGAGATCGCCGTAGTCGAAGCCGGACTCGGCGGAAGGCTCGACGCGACGAACCTCCTGGGGAACGTCATTTTGACGTTCGTGACTTCCATTTCCATGGACCATATGGAATTCCTCGGCGACTCGCTTGAAAAGATCGCGGGAGAAAAGTTCGCGGTTATGCGGGAAGGAGTCCCCGCATTTTTCTCGGGCAGTCCCTCCGGACTTGTTTCTCTTTTCCTGGAAAGGGCCCGTGCCTCGAGCGCCCTTCCCCATGTTCTCACCGAAGAAGTCCGGTTGGAGGATGTCTCCGTCACGGCGGAGGGCACGGCCTTTTCACTCCTCTGCGGAGGCGGACGCTATCCGATACGAACGCCGCTGCGCGGTTCTTTCCAGGTTGAAAACTGTTCCCTGGCCGCTGCGGGGATGCTGGGCATATCGGGACGTTATCCCCGCATCACGGGAGAGGCGCTTCTTCGGGGAGCGGAGAAGGTCCGCTGGCCCGGAAGGTTTGAAATACTCAGGGCCGATCCCCCGTTAGTACTTGACGGAGGCCATAACCCTGACGGGATCATGAGGCTTGTCGAGAGTCTCCGGGCGATCTACGGCGAAAAAAAACCCACGGTCGTTTTCGCCTGCATGAAGGACAAAGATTTTCCCGCTGATCTTTCCCTGCTTTTGGGGTGTGCCGGCAGGCTGATCTGCACGTCCGTTCCTGGCAACCCGAGAGCGGCCGATCCTTGCACGCTGGCGCAGACTGCGAAAAGCGTCGGATGGAAAGAGGATGCCGTCGGGGTCTTTCCGGATCCCTTGGATGCCCTGAAAGCTGCAGAGCGAACAGGGCGGGGCACAGTCTGCTGCGGCAGCCTTTATTTCATCGGCTGGATGCGCCCCCTGATCTTTTCACGGAGAGAGGAGCTGCTTTTTTGA
- a CDS encoding valine--tRNA ligase: MSDILEKMAKTYDPKPIEDKWYASWMEKGLFKARPGGDKSRAFSIVIPPPNVTGSLHMGHAFNHTFQDILCRYKRMRGYNVLWLPGTDHAGIATQNVVERRIAGEGKSRHDLGRDEFVRRVWEWKEEFGSRIINQMKKLGNSCDWDRERFTLDEGLSRAVRTVFVRLYDKGLIYKGKYIINWCSRCHTALSDIEVEHEEHGGKLYHVRYPFVDGNGWLIVATTRPETIWGDVAIAVHPRSEKAVFAGRKVRVPLGGREIPVIEDIMVDPEFGTGCVKITPAHDPNDFLVGQRHSLEQVQVIDEHGFMNELAPGYEGLSIEEARKKAEDDLRNSGLLEKIEEMIHSVGHCYRCRTVVEPYLSEQWFVKAKPLAEAGVRAVEEGRIRWVPQQWEKVYYQWMENIRDWCISRQLWWGHRIPAWTCEDCGHITVSENDPAACEKCGSMKIVQDEDVLDTWFSSALWPFSTLGWPDETEDLDYYYPTSLMVTGFDIIFFWVARMIMMGLEFMDDVPFRDVYIHALIRDEKGQKMSKSSGNVIDPLDMIDKYGADALRMTLAALTVQGRDILLSTSKIETYRLFMNKLWNASRFALMNLEDGERLSELAADSPLALHDRWILARTKTVCGEVSRLLDSFGTGEAARLLYDFVWGDLCDWYLELSKPALRGDEGDGRRQVSRTVISGVFRDVLLLLHPFIPFVTEELWETFGFGGGLIEQNNWPRWEDRPDYPGTAEKMGLFQDTVRILRNLRAESRIAPQAFANQAFVQTEENSLLAEVLTENRTLMENLTKIRKITLLSPKDEKPAGSLSSQMEGGEVSLVVGDILDIPAEIERLTQELEGVRKNIEAGRRKLANEDFIRRAPVEVVEKEKGRLGENEARLSRIEENISSLRRS, translated from the coding sequence ATGTCTGATATCCTGGAAAAAATGGCCAAAACGTATGATCCCAAACCCATCGAGGATAAATGGTATGCCTCGTGGATGGAAAAAGGACTTTTCAAGGCCCGCCCCGGCGGCGACAAATCCAGGGCTTTTTCCATCGTCATTCCGCCTCCCAACGTGACCGGCTCTTTGCACATGGGACACGCCTTCAACCACACATTCCAGGATATTCTTTGCAGGTACAAGAGAATGAGGGGATACAACGTTCTCTGGCTTCCCGGTACGGACCACGCAGGAATTGCCACTCAGAACGTGGTGGAGCGGAGGATAGCAGGGGAAGGTAAATCCCGGCACGACCTCGGACGGGATGAATTTGTCCGGAGGGTCTGGGAGTGGAAGGAAGAGTTCGGCAGCCGCATCATCAACCAGATGAAGAAGCTCGGCAACTCCTGCGACTGGGACCGTGAGCGCTTTACCCTCGACGAGGGGCTCTCCCGGGCTGTCAGGACTGTCTTTGTCCGCCTGTACGACAAAGGTCTCATTTACAAGGGGAAATATATCATCAACTGGTGCTCCCGGTGTCATACCGCCCTCTCCGACATTGAGGTGGAGCACGAGGAGCACGGCGGGAAGTTGTACCATGTCCGGTATCCCTTCGTCGACGGAAACGGCTGGCTGATCGTCGCCACCACCCGTCCCGAAACCATCTGGGGAGACGTGGCCATAGCCGTTCACCCGAGATCGGAAAAGGCGGTCTTTGCCGGAAGGAAAGTCCGGGTGCCCCTCGGAGGCAGGGAAATTCCCGTGATCGAGGACATTATGGTAGATCCGGAGTTCGGCACCGGCTGCGTCAAGATAACGCCTGCCCACGATCCAAACGACTTCCTCGTCGGTCAGCGGCACAGCCTTGAGCAGGTGCAGGTGATCGATGAACATGGTTTCATGAATGAACTGGCCCCAGGGTATGAAGGGCTTTCCATAGAAGAGGCGAGAAAGAAGGCCGAGGATGACCTCCGGAACTCAGGACTACTGGAGAAGATCGAAGAGATGATCCATTCCGTGGGGCACTGTTACAGGTGCCGCACCGTGGTGGAGCCCTATCTCTCCGAGCAGTGGTTCGTGAAGGCCAAGCCGTTGGCTGAAGCCGGCGTCAGGGCCGTGGAGGAAGGCAGAATACGCTGGGTGCCTCAGCAGTGGGAAAAGGTTTATTACCAGTGGATGGAGAATATCCGCGACTGGTGCATTTCCCGGCAGCTCTGGTGGGGACACCGCATTCCGGCGTGGACCTGCGAAGACTGCGGCCATATCACGGTGTCGGAGAACGACCCGGCGGCCTGTGAAAAGTGCGGTTCGATGAAGATAGTCCAGGACGAGGATGTCCTCGATACCTGGTTCAGCAGCGCTCTCTGGCCGTTTTCGACCCTCGGGTGGCCCGACGAGACGGAAGACCTCGATTATTATTATCCCACATCCCTCATGGTTACGGGATTCGACATCATTTTCTTCTGGGTCGCCCGGATGATCATGATGGGCCTCGAGTTCATGGACGACGTGCCCTTCAGAGATGTGTACATCCATGCCCTTATCCGTGACGAGAAAGGTCAGAAGATGAGCAAGTCGAGCGGCAACGTTATTGATCCCCTCGACATGATTGATAAATACGGGGCCGACGCCCTCCGGATGACCCTTGCAGCCCTCACGGTTCAGGGGCGGGACATCCTCCTGAGCACCAGCAAGATCGAGACATACCGGTTATTCATGAACAAACTCTGGAATGCGTCGAGGTTCGCCCTGATGAATCTCGAGGACGGAGAGCGCCTTTCCGAGCTTGCGGCCGATTCCCCCCTGGCCCTCCACGACCGCTGGATTCTCGCCAGGACGAAGACCGTTTGCGGCGAAGTGTCCCGGCTCCTTGACAGCTTCGGAACGGGCGAAGCAGCCCGTCTCCTTTACGATTTTGTCTGGGGGGATCTGTGCGACTGGTATCTCGAGCTTTCAAAGCCTGCCCTCAGGGGCGACGAAGGCGACGGAAGACGGCAGGTTTCCCGCACCGTGATCTCCGGGGTTTTCCGGGATGTCCTTCTGCTTCTTCACCCCTTTATCCCCTTCGTGACCGAAGAACTCTGGGAGACCTTCGGTTTCGGCGGAGGCCTCATCGAACAGAATAACTGGCCCCGGTGGGAAGACAGGCCCGACTATCCGGGAACTGCTGAGAAGATGGGGCTTTTCCAAGACACGGTTCGTATCCTGAGAAACCTCAGGGCGGAATCCAGAATCGCACCGCAGGCATTTGCGAATCAGGCATTTGTGCAGACGGAAGAGAATTCCCTTCTTGCTGAAGTGCTCACTGAGAACAGAACACTCATGGAAAATCTCACGAAAATACGGAAGATCACTCTTCTTTCCCCGAAGGACGAAAAACCGGCCGGTTCTCTGTCGTCCCAGATGGAGGGCGGAGAGGTCAGCCTCGTGGTGGGGGATATTCTTGACATCCCTGCGGAAATTGAGCGACTGACCCAGGAGCTGGAAGGAGTGCGGAAAAATATCGAGGCCGGACGAAGAAAACTGGCCAACGAGGATTTTATCCGCAGGGCCCCGGTGGAAGTGGTGGAAAAGGAAAAAGGCAGGCTTGGGGAAAATGAAGCCCGCCTCTCCCGTATCGAAGAAAACATCTCAAGTCTGAGACGCTCCTGA
- the yihA gene encoding ribosome biogenesis GTP-binding protein YihA/YsxC, whose product MTGHWKVRLEATAFRADQFPLQDVPEIAVAGRSNVGKSSLVNKLLGSRLAHVGATPGKTRSINFFAVESSVGPFRLVDLPGYGYASRSKGERNQWSALIDSYVSNRASLELVLHLADFRHGLLANDTALQDWLSHLELPLLVVFTKGDKISKGARRGTLQKYIRDGLKSVDVPIITSAEKGDGIQDLRLFLEGYLASGEQQPSPAGSPEE is encoded by the coding sequence ATGACGGGACACTGGAAGGTCCGCCTCGAAGCAACGGCATTTCGGGCGGACCAGTTCCCTCTTCAGGACGTTCCCGAAATAGCCGTGGCGGGCAGGTCGAACGTGGGCAAGTCAAGCCTTGTGAACAAACTTCTCGGAAGCCGCTTGGCCCACGTGGGCGCAACGCCGGGGAAGACGAGGAGCATCAACTTTTTCGCCGTGGAAAGTTCCGTCGGTCCCTTTAGGCTGGTTGACCTTCCCGGCTACGGGTACGCGTCCAGGAGCAAGGGAGAGCGAAACCAATGGTCGGCCCTCATTGACAGCTACGTTTCAAACAGGGCCTCGCTGGAGCTCGTGCTTCACCTCGCCGATTTCAGGCACGGGCTGCTCGCCAACGATACTGCCCTCCAGGACTGGCTTTCCCACCTGGAACTGCCCCTGCTTGTAGTTTTTACCAAAGGGGATAAAATTTCAAAGGGTGCCAGAAGAGGCACGCTCCAGAAATATATCCGTGACGGCCTGAAGTCGGTGGATGTACCGATCATCACGTCGGCGGAAAAGGGAGACGGCATTCAGGATCTGAGGCTCTTCCTCGAGGGCTACCTCGCTTCGGGGGAACAGCAGCCGTCACCTGCGGGATCACCGGAAGAGTAA
- the lon gene encoding endopeptidase La: MESPRRCYVLPIRDIVVFPGIIAPLFVGRPRSLKAIEMAMLQDRNILVVAQKDMQIDDPRVEDLYTVGTLCTILQMVRIPDGTTKVLIEGVERVRVESFSRGKEALEADVVPLPWEESLSPNLEALKRSVLEQFEKYVTLHPRIPAEVLVTVMNVDDPRQISDLVSSHLSIKVDQKQRLLEMVDPEKSLKFILKLLLEEIDILQLEHDIQDKVRQEVERGHKEYYLREQLKIIQDELGQNETPSEIEELRGKIEEADMPEVPRNKALHELDRLSKMPVMSAEATVVRTYIDWLVALPWNKFSPDNLDILRAEKILEEDHYGLEKVKERILEFLAVRKLASGKMKGQVLCFVGPPGVGKTSLGKSIARALERKFVSMSLGGMRDEAEIRGHRRTYVGAMPGRIIQKIRQAGVRNPVLLMDEIDKMGQDFRGDPSAALLEVLDPEQNSSFTDHFMEVPVDLSDVIFITTANVTHSIPRPLLDRMEVIKIPGYVWQEKIRIAKRHLFPRILTEHGLSPKQVKVTPKGLEQLISEYTREAGVRGLERELSTICRKIARKLVEKGEEFEGSVTVGPRELKEYLGPPRLYDLRLPKKKEIGTAVGLAWTETGGDVLVIEAVTMKGKGDVTLTGNLGSVMQESAQTALGFLRANAEEFGIGDVDWKTIDVHLHVPEGAIPKDGPSAGITMALAMLSAVRKSPVLPGIAMTGEISLQGKVLPVGGIRDKILAAKRQGIRNIILPAANRPDVEEIPEWSREGLSFRYVERVAEVFDFALERAKEK, translated from the coding sequence ATGGAGAGTCCGCGCCGCTGCTACGTCCTCCCCATACGGGACATCGTGGTCTTCCCCGGGATCATAGCCCCTCTTTTTGTCGGGCGCCCGAGGTCCCTGAAGGCCATCGAGATGGCCATGCTCCAGGACAGAAATATCCTCGTGGTAGCCCAGAAGGATATGCAGATTGACGACCCCAGGGTGGAGGATCTCTATACCGTGGGCACCCTCTGTACCATTCTGCAGATGGTCCGTATTCCCGATGGGACGACGAAAGTACTCATCGAGGGTGTCGAAAGGGTCAGGGTTGAATCCTTCAGCAGGGGCAAGGAGGCTCTTGAGGCCGATGTGGTTCCCCTTCCCTGGGAAGAGAGCCTATCTCCGAACCTCGAAGCATTGAAGAGGAGCGTCCTCGAACAGTTTGAGAAGTATGTGACCCTCCACCCGAGAATTCCGGCGGAGGTCCTCGTCACGGTGATGAACGTCGACGATCCGAGGCAAATTTCTGACCTGGTCAGCTCGCACCTGTCCATCAAGGTGGACCAGAAGCAGCGCCTGCTGGAAATGGTGGATCCCGAGAAAAGCCTTAAGTTCATCCTGAAGCTCCTTCTCGAGGAGATTGACATCCTCCAGCTGGAGCATGACATTCAGGACAAGGTCCGCCAGGAGGTGGAGCGGGGACACAAGGAATACTACCTCAGAGAACAGCTGAAGATCATCCAGGACGAGCTAGGCCAGAACGAGACGCCGTCGGAAATCGAGGAGCTCCGGGGGAAGATAGAAGAGGCAGACATGCCCGAGGTACCAAGGAACAAGGCGCTCCACGAGCTCGACCGGCTCTCGAAAATGCCGGTAATGTCCGCTGAAGCCACTGTGGTCAGAACTTACATTGACTGGCTTGTGGCCCTTCCGTGGAACAAATTCTCTCCTGACAATCTGGATATTCTCAGGGCGGAAAAGATCCTGGAAGAAGACCATTACGGCCTGGAGAAGGTCAAGGAACGGATTCTCGAATTCCTGGCGGTGCGCAAACTCGCTTCAGGCAAGATGAAAGGGCAGGTGCTCTGTTTCGTCGGCCCTCCTGGGGTGGGGAAAACCTCCCTCGGAAAATCCATAGCCCGGGCTCTTGAACGAAAGTTCGTCAGCATGTCCCTTGGCGGCATGAGGGACGAGGCCGAGATACGGGGGCACCGCAGAACCTACGTCGGCGCCATGCCGGGGCGGATCATACAGAAAATACGGCAGGCCGGGGTAAGGAACCCGGTGCTGCTCATGGACGAGATCGACAAGATGGGGCAAGACTTCAGGGGAGATCCGTCCGCAGCCCTGCTCGAGGTTCTGGATCCGGAACAGAACAGCTCTTTCACCGATCATTTCATGGAGGTACCCGTAGACCTCAGCGACGTGATCTTCATCACCACCGCCAACGTGACTCATTCCATTCCCCGTCCCCTGCTTGACAGGATGGAAGTCATCAAAATCCCGGGGTACGTGTGGCAGGAAAAAATCAGGATCGCGAAGAGACACCTGTTTCCCCGCATTCTTACGGAACACGGTCTGTCGCCGAAGCAGGTGAAAGTGACCCCGAAGGGCTTGGAACAGCTGATAAGCGAATACACCAGGGAAGCGGGCGTCAGGGGTCTGGAAAGAGAACTCTCCACCATCTGCAGGAAAATCGCCAGGAAACTGGTTGAAAAGGGAGAGGAATTCGAAGGTTCCGTGACTGTGGGCCCCAGGGAGCTGAAAGAATACCTTGGCCCCCCCAGGCTGTATGATCTCCGGCTTCCGAAAAAAAAGGAGATCGGTACCGCTGTCGGCCTGGCGTGGACCGAGACGGGGGGAGATGTGCTCGTCATCGAGGCGGTCACTATGAAAGGGAAGGGCGACGTCACCCTGACGGGCAACCTTGGTTCGGTGATGCAGGAATCCGCCCAGACGGCCCTCGGTTTTCTCCGTGCGAACGCTGAAGAATTCGGCATCGGCGACGTGGACTGGAAGACGATCGATGTTCACCTTCATGTCCCCGAGGGCGCCATACCCAAGGACGGTCCTTCGGCAGGTATCACCATGGCTCTTGCCATGCTCTCCGCCGTTCGGAAGAGCCCGGTTTTGCCGGGAATCGCCATGACGGGGGAAATTTCCCTTCAGGGAAAGGTTCTCCCGGTGGGGGGGATACGGGACAAGATTCTGGCGGCAAAGCGACAGGGTATCAGGAACATTATCCTTCCCGCCGCCAACAGGCCCGATGTGGAAGAGATCCCGGAATGGTCCAGAGAAGGGCTTTCGTTCAGATACGTCGAACGGGTGGCGGAGGTGTTTGACTTCGCCCTCGAGAGAGCGAAAGAGAAATGA